One region of SAR324 cluster bacterium genomic DNA includes:
- a CDS encoding flagellin, whose amino-acid sequence MTLSIKSSPASVNSLRHLSKAQFALSKSLERLSSGERINRGADDPAGLIISENLRSQIAGLEQAIENSEFSVSMVQTAEGALTEVNNLLIEARQLSVAAANEGANDLNSLLAIQSQLDNALKSIDRVSSYTQFGNKKLLDGSHGISGVSNNENLHFISATANTRSSPVQGYSVKVTQAPTRAMFAGELNDDMIKDLNLSVSEGKNAITVRATANEKASTLASRLQEEVKQAGLNLDVSYDAETKQLRIEHNDYGSNASFKINTSKGGVLGIGAAGEMEVNNGKDIQGSIGGENAVGHGNILSGTLGNRNTDGLAVQVTNPVVGEVGSVSVVQNALVFQIGGNAGQRVSVTLENTNTSALAKNVENESGFKNLSELNVTTAQGAQDAIHMLDKAINQISATRGKLGSFQKNTLESNIATLQVTAENLIAAESSIRDTDVAYELAEFTKNKILTETSSASLAQAGDLHRNSILKLIRE is encoded by the coding sequence ATGACACTTAGTATCAAATCAAGCCCGGCCTCTGTCAACTCTTTACGCCACCTATCCAAAGCACAGTTCGCTTTGAGCAAATCGCTGGAACGGTTGTCGTCCGGAGAACGGATCAATCGTGGTGCGGATGATCCGGCAGGATTGATTATTTCAGAAAATTTAAGGTCTCAGATAGCGGGCCTGGAACAGGCGATTGAAAACTCGGAGTTTTCGGTTTCAATGGTTCAAACCGCGGAAGGAGCCCTGACTGAAGTGAACAACCTGCTGATTGAAGCCCGTCAGCTTTCGGTGGCTGCAGCCAATGAAGGGGCAAATGATCTGAACTCATTATTGGCAATACAATCACAGTTGGACAATGCGTTAAAGAGTATTGACAGAGTGTCTTCATATACTCAGTTTGGAAATAAAAAATTGCTGGACGGGAGCCATGGAATCTCAGGGGTGTCGAATAATGAAAACCTGCATTTCATTTCTGCGACCGCCAATACACGCAGTTCTCCTGTTCAGGGGTACAGTGTGAAGGTGACACAGGCTCCAACCAGAGCCATGTTTGCCGGTGAATTGAATGATGATATGATCAAGGATCTCAATTTGTCGGTCAGTGAAGGAAAAAACGCAATTACGGTTCGTGCCACCGCTAATGAAAAGGCTTCCACGTTAGCTTCCAGGTTGCAGGAAGAGGTGAAACAGGCTGGACTTAATCTGGACGTTTCTTATGATGCGGAAACAAAACAATTGCGTATCGAACACAACGACTATGGTTCCAATGCGTCATTCAAGATCAACACTTCCAAAGGTGGGGTTCTCGGGATTGGTGCTGCTGGAGAAATGGAGGTCAACAACGGAAAGGATATTCAAGGCTCAATCGGTGGTGAAAACGCCGTGGGGCATGGAAATATTCTTTCCGGTACTCTTGGAAACAGGAATACGGATGGGTTGGCTGTTCAGGTTACCAATCCTGTAGTGGGTGAGGTTGGAAGTGTCAGTGTGGTGCAAAACGCGCTGGTGTTTCAGATTGGTGGAAACGCCGGTCAGAGGGTCAGTGTGACTTTGGAGAATACCAACACGTCAGCGTTGGCTAAAAATGTGGAAAATGAAAGCGGATTCAAAAATTTATCCGAACTCAATGTTACCACAGCCCAGGGAGCACAGGATGCTATCCATATGCTGGATAAGGCGATCAACCAGATTTCCGCAACTCGTGGGAAATTGGGATCGTTCCAGAAGAACACCCTGGAGAGCAACATTGCGACTCTCCAGGTCACCGCAGAAAACCTGATTGCGGCGGAATCGAGTATCCGTGATACCGATGTTGCGTATGAACTGGCAGAATTTACCAAAAATAAAATTCTGACAGAAACGTCATCAGCGTCTCTGGCTCAGGCTGGAGATCTTCATCGGAACTCTATTCTGAAGCTGATTCGGGAATAA
- the mnmE gene encoding tRNA uridine-5-carboxymethylaminomethyl(34) synthesis GTPase MnmE yields the protein MRLDDTIATISTALAPSGIGVVRVSGMQAVACVRPLFQPDKKSFNWDHAESHKLYHGWLFDGEIPLDEVLVVLMRAPHSYTTEDLIEIQCHGSIVVLETLLKLLMRHGARLAQPGEFTQRAFIHGRLDLTRVEAISDLIHARSSVSMQIAVNQLRGKLFQKIEALREIVAALTALVNARIDFSEEEEEFTDREHCLIQVAHIQDSLKEMLRTAEQGKLLRSGIGVALIGRPNVGKSSLLNCLLKEERAIVTDIPGTTRDVIEEAVQIQGVLVRLIDTAGIRQTDNEVEREGIRRSHDARSLADVVLLLLDAASPLTVEDRGLLEIASPENTLVLLNKGDLVQYKKPDWLHEISQFPHLMMSTRSKEDIQKLENFLITSVLRGVSDHQEQVMITNLRQQQAAQKALEAIRWAEKDLLEQAGEECVAVDLDRCLKALGEIVGETTVDDLLDRIFSEFCIGK from the coding sequence ATGCGACTTGATGATACCATTGCTACCATTTCTACTGCGCTTGCGCCTTCGGGCATCGGTGTTGTCCGTGTTAGTGGCATGCAGGCGGTGGCTTGCGTCAGGCCCTTGTTTCAGCCGGATAAAAAGAGCTTCAACTGGGATCATGCAGAGTCTCACAAATTGTATCATGGCTGGCTGTTTGATGGTGAGATTCCTTTGGATGAAGTGCTGGTTGTGTTGATGCGGGCTCCTCATTCTTACACGACAGAGGACCTGATTGAAATACAGTGCCATGGCAGTATTGTTGTTCTTGAAACCTTGTTGAAATTACTGATGCGCCATGGCGCACGTCTGGCTCAACCGGGGGAGTTCACCCAGCGTGCGTTTATCCACGGACGACTTGATTTGACACGGGTTGAGGCCATTTCAGATTTGATTCATGCCAGATCCAGTGTTTCCATGCAGATTGCGGTCAATCAGTTGCGTGGAAAATTGTTTCAGAAAATTGAGGCTTTGCGGGAAATCGTGGCGGCATTGACCGCATTGGTCAATGCCCGGATTGATTTTTCAGAGGAAGAAGAGGAATTCACAGATCGGGAACACTGTCTCATTCAGGTTGCGCACATTCAGGATTCCTTGAAAGAAATGCTCCGAACCGCAGAGCAGGGAAAATTGCTGCGTTCCGGGATTGGGGTGGCACTGATTGGCCGACCGAATGTGGGAAAATCAAGTTTACTCAATTGTCTGTTGAAAGAAGAACGGGCGATTGTCACCGATATTCCCGGTACAACACGGGATGTCATTGAGGAAGCCGTCCAGATTCAGGGAGTGCTGGTTCGTTTGATTGACACCGCCGGGATCCGGCAGACAGATAATGAAGTGGAACGTGAAGGAATCCGTCGAAGTCATGACGCGCGTTCTCTGGCTGATGTGGTGTTGCTGTTGCTCGATGCCGCATCCCCCTTGACCGTGGAGGATCGTGGATTGCTGGAAATCGCTTCCCCTGAAAACACACTGGTTCTACTCAACAAAGGAGATCTGGTTCAATATAAAAAACCGGACTGGCTCCATGAAATATCACAATTTCCTCATTTGATGATGTCAACTCGATCGAAAGAGGATATTCAGAAACTTGAAAATTTTCTGATAACCTCTGTGTTGAGAGGTGTCAGTGACCATCAGGAACAGGTGATGATCACCAATCTGCGTCAGCAACAGGCGGCACAGAAAGCTCTTGAGGCAATAAGGTGGGCTGAAAAAGACCTGTTGGAACAGGCGGGTGAAGAATGTGTCGCAGTGGATCTTGACCGTTGCTTGAAAGCGTTGGGTGAAATTGTGGGTGAAACCACGGTGGATGATTTGCTGGACCGGATTTTTTCGGAGTTTTGTATTGGGAAATAA
- a CDS encoding flagellar protein FlaG: protein MKIERPLYPRKITPPKFGYHSLKPHVVNNPALDAALDKVSPYGPKKAFMRTKQDMDSRLEMMNRRLAQSVKNNRLEFEKHEITGRMIIRLVDRDTGNVIREYPDEQSLANIETLQSAGSVKSVIG from the coding sequence ATGAAAATTGAACGTCCTTTATATCCCCGGAAAATAACGCCACCCAAGTTTGGCTATCATTCGCTGAAACCCCATGTCGTCAATAATCCGGCCTTGGATGCCGCTTTGGATAAGGTATCACCCTATGGTCCGAAAAAAGCGTTTATGCGAACAAAACAAGATATGGATTCACGACTGGAAATGATGAATCGGCGTTTGGCTCAGAGTGTCAAAAATAATCGGCTTGAATTTGAAAAACATGAAATAACCGGACGAATGATTATCCGTCTGGTGGATAGAGATACAGGCAATGTCATTCGTGAATACCCTGATGAACAGTCACTGGCGAATATTGAAACGCTCCAGTCTGCAGGATCTGTAAAAAGTGTGATAGGCTAA